From a region of the Theobroma cacao cultivar B97-61/B2 chromosome 8, Criollo_cocoa_genome_V2, whole genome shotgun sequence genome:
- the LOC18591314 gene encoding uncharacterized protein LOC18591314 isoform X2, with the protein MELQPVCLGFPVPKFKLSNRRRFSHQSAPANDLVLRNGDVRLGDVSKWCSMPKVKSFHRYYTLWSLNRGGIVCAFGSDQNSSLKLTGRENSGVAISRFGGVEPFRGKSGSVSFHGITHQLVEESKLMSAPFQEEKGSFLWVLAPIALIGSLILPQFFFSNAIETFFRDETLVEIVSSLSFEVMFYIGLGMFLLVTDHVQRPYLQFSAKRWGLITGLRGYLTSSFFTMGFKVVAPLFAVYVTWPVLGFPALVAVAPLLVGCAAQLAFERILDKRQSSCWPLVPIVFEVYRLYQLTKATQFIQNFMFLMKDSPRTPEMMERGSALVGMVVTFQVLAVVCLWSFMTFLLRLFPSRPVAENY; encoded by the exons ATGGAACTTCAACCTGTTTGTCTTGGATTTCCTGTCCCAAAGTTCAAATTGTCCAATCGTCGTCGCTTCTCTCATCAATCT GCTCCTGCAAATGACCTCGTATTAAGAAATGGAGATGTTCGGCTTGGAGATGTCTCAAAGT GGTGTTCGATGCCTAAAGTGAAGAGCTTTCATAGGTACTATACATTGTGGAGTTTGAACAGAGGAGGAATAGTGTGTGCTTTTGGTTCTGATCAAAACTCAAGCTTGAAACTTACTGGGAGGGAGAATTCCGGTGTGGCTATTAGTAGGTTTGGTGGGGTGGAGCCGTTTCGTGGTAAATCAGGTTCTGTTTCATTTCATGGGATAACTCACCAGCTGGTGGAAGAGAGCAAATTGATGTCAGCTCCtttccaagaagaaaaagggtCATTCCTCTGGGTTTTGGCACCTATTGCTTTGATTGGTTCATTGATTCTTCCACAGTTTTTCTTCAGTAATGCAATTGAGACTTTCTTCAGGGACGAGACACTCGTAG AGATTGTGTCTTCTTTATCCTTTGAAGTGATGTTCTATATTGGTCTTGGAATGTTCCTGCTTGTTACCGATCATGTTCAAAGGCCATATTTGCAATTCAGCGCAAAGAGGTGGGGTCTGATTACAGGACTCAGGGGCTACCTAACATCATCTTTCTTCACAATGGGTTTTAAGGTTGTTGCTCCCCTCTTTGCCGTCTACGTAACTTGGCCAGTGCTTGGATTCCCAGCCTTGGTTGCAGTGGCTCCTCTCCTGGTGGGCTGTGCTGCTCAACTTGCATTTGAGAGGATTCTTGATAAGCGTCAGTCATCTTGTTGGCCCCTGGTTCCTATTGTTTTTGAG GTGTATAGATTGTATCAGTTGACCAAAGCTACTCAATTTATACAGAACTTTATGTTCTTGATGAAAGATTCTCCCAGAACCCCCGAGATGATGGAGAGAGGTAGTGCGCTTGTCGGAATGGTAGTAACTTTCCAAGTCCTAGCTGTGGTTTGCCTTTGGTCGTTCATGACGTTTCTCCTACGGCTTTTTCCTTCTAGACCAGTTGCAGAGAACTATTGA
- the LOC18591314 gene encoding uncharacterized protein LOC18591314 isoform X1, whose protein sequence is MELQPVCLGFPVPKFKLSNRRRFSHQSKLTLVSNDRILKAPANDLVLRNGDVRLGDVSKWCSMPKVKSFHRYYTLWSLNRGGIVCAFGSDQNSSLKLTGRENSGVAISRFGGVEPFRGKSGSVSFHGITHQLVEESKLMSAPFQEEKGSFLWVLAPIALIGSLILPQFFFSNAIETFFRDETLVEIVSSLSFEVMFYIGLGMFLLVTDHVQRPYLQFSAKRWGLITGLRGYLTSSFFTMGFKVVAPLFAVYVTWPVLGFPALVAVAPLLVGCAAQLAFERILDKRQSSCWPLVPIVFEVYRLYQLTKATQFIQNFMFLMKDSPRTPEMMERGSALVGMVVTFQVLAVVCLWSFMTFLLRLFPSRPVAENY, encoded by the exons ATGGAACTTCAACCTGTTTGTCTTGGATTTCCTGTCCCAAAGTTCAAATTGTCCAATCGTCGTCGCTTCTCTCATCAATCT AAACTCACTCTTGTCTCCAATGATCGAATTTTGAAGGCTCCTGCAAATGACCTCGTATTAAGAAATGGAGATGTTCGGCTTGGAGATGTCTCAAAGT GGTGTTCGATGCCTAAAGTGAAGAGCTTTCATAGGTACTATACATTGTGGAGTTTGAACAGAGGAGGAATAGTGTGTGCTTTTGGTTCTGATCAAAACTCAAGCTTGAAACTTACTGGGAGGGAGAATTCCGGTGTGGCTATTAGTAGGTTTGGTGGGGTGGAGCCGTTTCGTGGTAAATCAGGTTCTGTTTCATTTCATGGGATAACTCACCAGCTGGTGGAAGAGAGCAAATTGATGTCAGCTCCtttccaagaagaaaaagggtCATTCCTCTGGGTTTTGGCACCTATTGCTTTGATTGGTTCATTGATTCTTCCACAGTTTTTCTTCAGTAATGCAATTGAGACTTTCTTCAGGGACGAGACACTCGTAG AGATTGTGTCTTCTTTATCCTTTGAAGTGATGTTCTATATTGGTCTTGGAATGTTCCTGCTTGTTACCGATCATGTTCAAAGGCCATATTTGCAATTCAGCGCAAAGAGGTGGGGTCTGATTACAGGACTCAGGGGCTACCTAACATCATCTTTCTTCACAATGGGTTTTAAGGTTGTTGCTCCCCTCTTTGCCGTCTACGTAACTTGGCCAGTGCTTGGATTCCCAGCCTTGGTTGCAGTGGCTCCTCTCCTGGTGGGCTGTGCTGCTCAACTTGCATTTGAGAGGATTCTTGATAAGCGTCAGTCATCTTGTTGGCCCCTGGTTCCTATTGTTTTTGAG GTGTATAGATTGTATCAGTTGACCAAAGCTACTCAATTTATACAGAACTTTATGTTCTTGATGAAAGATTCTCCCAGAACCCCCGAGATGATGGAGAGAGGTAGTGCGCTTGTCGGAATGGTAGTAACTTTCCAAGTCCTAGCTGTGGTTTGCCTTTGGTCGTTCATGACGTTTCTCCTACGGCTTTTTCCTTCTAGACCAGTTGCAGAGAACTATTGA
- the LOC18591315 gene encoding plastidial lipoyltransferase 2, producing MILAPNLCFRTIPTTCTAVKHQKEPHRFNPVTQTKTKACECYDLHKELLPYAKAWSWQKQIVEEKKALLQRNEDCPDTLIILQHNPVYTMGTGSSEKYLNFDLAEAPFDVYRTERGGEVTYHGPGQLVMYPIINLRNHKMDLHWYLRALEEVVIRVLSSTFSIKASRIEGLTGVWVGNQKLAAIGVRVSQWITYHGLALNVTTDLTPFSWIVPCGLQDRQVGSIQGLLQEFQSSTRADTQNPDDCQLIDISYKSLIKEFCEVFQLEIHQKAIPGSEFWREKQ from the exons ATGATTCTTGCACCAAATCTTTGTTTCAGAACAATCCCAACAACATGCACAGCCGTAAAGCATCAAAAGGAACCTCACCGATTCAACCCAGTAActcaaacaaaaacaaaagc TTGCGAGTGTTATGATTTGCACAAGGAGCTATTGCCATATGCAAAGGCATGGTCTTGGCAAAAACAAATTGTTGAAGAGAAGAAAGCATTGCTTCAAAGAAACGAGGATTGCCCAGATACATTAATCATTCTCCAGCATAACCCTGTTTATACAATGGGCACCGGTAGCTCTGAAAAGTACCTGAATTTTGACTTAGCGGAAGCTCCTTTTGATGTTTATCGAACTGAACGAGGCGGGGAAGTTACATACCATGGCCCTGGACAG CTAGTTATGTATCCCATTATTAATCTTCGGAATCACAAGATGGATCTTCACTGGTATCTTAGGGCACTTGAGGAGGTGGTGATTCGTGTTCTttcatcaacattttctattAAGGCTTCTAGGATTGAGGGTTTAACGGGTGTTTGGGTTG GGAATCAGAAATTAGCTGCAATTGGCGTAAGAGTATCTCAGTGGATAACATACCATGGGTTAGCACTTAATGTCACCACAGACCTGACTCCCTTCAGTTGGATAGTCCCATGTGGATTACAGGATCGTCAGGTTGGAAGTATTCAGGGGTTGCTTCAAGAATTCCAGTCATCCACAAGAGCAGATACACAGAATCCTGATGATTGTCAGCTGATTGATATCTCGTACAAGTCCTTGATTAAGGAGTTTTGTGAAGTTTTTCagcttgaaatccaccaaaaGGCCATCCCTGGGTCAGAATTTTGGAGAGAAAAACAATAA